One Candidatus Neomarinimicrobiota bacterium genomic region harbors:
- a CDS encoding ArsR family transcriptional regulator — MNNSLSVEFFQQASHVIKALGHPQRLKIIEFLDTREKSVGQIQEHLNVSQPLASQHLRYMHSRGIVKYRRQGTTYYYSIASQFIFKILDCVSECQHKVEAGEWELGMFETEEKGR, encoded by the coding sequence ATGAATAATTCTCTTTCTGTAGAATTCTTCCAGCAGGCTTCGCATGTAATCAAGGCTTTGGGACATCCTCAGCGCCTGAAGATCATTGAATTTCTGGACACGAGGGAGAAGTCCGTGGGTCAGATCCAGGAACATCTGAATGTTTCTCAGCCTCTTGCGTCACAGCATCTACGCTATATGCATAGCCGGGGAATTGTGAAATACCGACGGCAGGGGACCACATATTACTATTCCATTGCCTCCCAGTTCATATTCAAGATATTGGACTGTGTCTCTGAGTGTCAACATAAAGTTGAAGCGGGAGAGTGGGAACTGGGCATGTTTGAAACTGAAGAAAAGGGGAGGTAA
- a CDS encoding sulfurtransferase TusA family protein produces the protein MSNYQEDYLLDCSGLNCPLPVLKTKKAMDGLNTGEVLKMISSDPGSVNDLTAWVKRTGNELLKSVAKDGQFTFFLKKS, from the coding sequence ATGTCAAATTATCAAGAAGATTATTTACTGGACTGCTCTGGATTGAACTGTCCATTGCCGGTTCTGAAAACAAAAAAGGCCATGGATGGACTCAACACAGGAGAGGTGCTTAAAATGATTTCAAGTGATCCCGGATCAGTGAATGATCTAACCGCTTGGGTCAAAAGGACTGGCAACGAGTTGCTGAAATCAGTCGCGAAGGATGGTCAATTCACTTTTTTCCTAAAAAAATCTTAA
- a CDS encoding MBL fold metallo-hydrolase yields MSRSYVYSSEDLFSDLINKTDFHLLDVRNEDDFSSFQVESPYTFEMSNIPYFDFIEEEKASVARIPKEKPVKIVCAKEGSAQYVGDILTANGFSDVGYLSGGIKTWGELLTPVRINPESDDYGLYQFIRPGKACLSYGVVYKSQMAVVDPSRNINFYTRFAQSHDAIITQVVETHAHADHLSGGMEISGDDKAEMLVHKLDFPDSPFSYVSLEHQEKVTLCGDGPQMDVYHTPGHTEGSVTYFIDGKYLITGDTLFIISAGRPDLGGKAEKWVCDLYKTLIHQYAELPGDAAVLPAHYVTWEEANEDLRFVAPLKKLRENNPIFTLASENEFVQFIFDHMREMPEVYIDIKQVNRGLINVTDEEADIMDLGKNECAASHYDNS; encoded by the coding sequence ATGTCCAGGTCCTACGTTTATTCTTCTGAAGACCTTTTTAGCGATTTAATCAATAAGACCGATTTCCACCTGCTGGACGTGAGAAACGAGGATGATTTCAGCAGTTTCCAGGTGGAAAGTCCTTACACCTTTGAAATGTCCAACATACCGTATTTTGATTTTATTGAGGAAGAGAAAGCTTCCGTGGCAAGGATACCGAAAGAGAAACCTGTGAAAATTGTCTGTGCCAAAGAGGGGTCAGCCCAGTATGTGGGTGACATTCTCACCGCCAACGGTTTCAGTGATGTGGGCTACCTGTCCGGCGGCATAAAGACCTGGGGAGAACTGCTGACGCCCGTAAGAATTAACCCGGAAAGTGACGACTACGGCCTTTACCAATTCATTCGTCCCGGAAAAGCGTGCCTCAGTTACGGTGTGGTTTATAAAAGTCAGATGGCCGTGGTGGACCCATCACGAAATATCAATTTCTATACCCGGTTTGCTCAGTCACACGACGCTATCATTACCCAGGTGGTGGAGACCCACGCCCATGCTGATCACCTTTCCGGTGGAATGGAGATTTCTGGTGATGACAAAGCTGAAATGCTGGTTCATAAACTGGATTTCCCCGATTCCCCCTTCAGTTATGTTTCTCTTGAGCATCAAGAAAAGGTGACCCTATGCGGTGATGGCCCTCAAATGGATGTTTATCATACACCGGGCCATACGGAAGGGAGTGTTACCTACTTCATTGACGGAAAATATCTCATCACGGGTGACACCTTGTTTATTATCTCAGCCGGCAGGCCGGATCTCGGTGGCAAGGCGGAAAAGTGGGTTTGTGATCTATACAAAACCCTTATTCACCAATATGCCGAACTGCCCGGTGATGCCGCCGTTCTACCGGCCCATTATGTCACCTGGGAAGAGGCGAATGAGGACCTTCGTTTTGTGGCGCCGTTGAAAAAGTTGCGGGAAAATAATCCTATTTTTACTCTCGCTTCGGAAAATGAATTTGTTCAGTTCATTTTTGACCATATGCGTGAAATGCCGGAAGTCTATATCGATATTAAGCAAGTCAACCGTGGGCTCATTAATGTAACAGATGAAGAAGCGGATATTATGGATCTTGGAAAAAATGAATGTGCGGCAAGCCACTATGACAATAGCTGA